The DNA segment aaaaaacacagacGTGTGCATTATAGCAATAAAACAAAAACGGAAAGAAAGAGGGTCGGCCATCAACTTTCAAAAGATTCTTCAAGGTTTTAAAAAGGTATTGTTCACAaaaaaaacatcaatagtaCCCTCATCCCATCCTTTAATTTTCGATGTGGAGCACCAACTAGGAGAAGAAGAAGGGCCTTTTTAATATCTCCATGCCCAAATATCTCGGGAGCCAATGACTGAGCCAATTTGTTATAGATGTCACCATCCTCAGCTAGGCGAGCAATTTGCTCTTCCTCATCTCCTCTGAGTTCATACCTGCAAACAACAACAATCATTTAATtacaataatataattttttgtcaCGATTCAATTGGACAGATAACCACAAAGAATACCCCAACAATCAATTTGCCACCCCGCTCATGGAACTTGAGGATATTTTTTTTGGCAGTGTGAGATGAAAGGTGAAACACATAATTGGGGTTTGGTGTTACAAGCATACTGTTCTCCAATGTCTCTACTCTAtccaaataaaagataagattaTACCAGTTTCACTAGGAAAGAAGGAAAGGAATCTGAGACGGAGGGAACCTAATATATTTCACTTTACTCCTGGTGAAGGTAAGATGCCAGGACAAGGCATCCTCATTCTATATCTATGACCACTTATTTTCTTTAGCCTTACCACAAATTCGTGATCCAGAAACCTATATCAGACATCATTTATATATTGTATCAGTAACTACGCTGTTACACTCTCCAGAACTGCAGAATTAACTAGTTAAACCTTGCTGAGAATCTCCACAACATTTTGTTCCCATGTAGCAAAAAGAAAAGCACATATAAGAAATAGTGAAATTTCTTActcttcatatttttttttgaaatgggTGACAGACATGGCTTCCAAGTATGTATCTGCAATTAATCCAGCTCGCATAGCCCTAAATCCAGTGTATGGCATTGGAAGAAAGATCCCCGACAACTCAACGATATCACCAGGAGCCACCTGTAATAAGGAGAATGATTATAGGTTGAAAGGCTAGGAAAGAGAATATAATACCTAATAACTGCGACAAAGGTTTACCTGGGTACAATATACAAAAAGGAAAAAAACTTAACATCACTCATTTACATTGAGCACCTTAATATGCTTTGAGCCTTTCATTAACTAGTAAGATCTGAACTCTATATTGGTTGTCAGGTGtcaaacataaatcaaagaGGTCTAGTTATATCTAAAATATTTCAAGTAGGTATATCACTTTGATTTctgattctttttttttttttcaaaaaaacttttCCAATGTTGCATAATAATTTGAGTTTGCAAATTGACATCAAGATTGCACAACCCGAGGTCCTAGGCTCCTTGCTAAAGTCCATGTGACATATTAAAACCTGTCATATACACTAATTGCAAGGAGCACAGGTCTTGTACCAACAGCCTGTAGACATACATAATTCTATGCGGTAAAATAGAAACACTTGAAGGACGACCAACCTTTCGTGTAAGCTCGCCCCTAAAGTGAACAGTCATGGACCGAGGAATGTGCCCTTTTGGAACATGTTCAGCTAGCTCTTGAAGTTTGGCCTGCAATCAATTTaattctataaataaataaaaaaggagCTCAGGAGCATGTTAATTGCATTGTCACTCATAAGTATCAGTGTTAACCTCCTGaaacttcaaaaattttgaTGCCCTGAGCTGGGGAATAAGATTTCCTTTTGCTCCATTTGTTTTGCATTGAGCAGATGGACAATCAAATAAAGGCATGAATACTCGAGCAGTGACCTCCTGAGTCAAATAAAACCACAGATTATTGAGTATACAAAGTCGAGGATAAATTCAAGCACATGGTAAATACAAACCTGGTAGATTTCGAATCCACACTCTTCGCATGTATACACAGCCACCTGCATTAATGGTTTGACATCCGAACAGCGTGTAACGATACCAGATGTCCTTACAAGCTGACCGATATATGCAGCTTTGACCTCCCTAATGGTGAAAGCCCGGCCTTTTGAAGATGCTTTAATGTAAACTTCACTGGTTTTCACAAAATAAGTCCTTAGTTTCCCATTCATTACTTGATAAGTTTAGCACATAATCGTGATCACAATTCTTATACTGCCTCTAATTCACGAAAATTGGAGAATCAAATTTGAGATAATGGCATTAGCATAGTTATTAAATTCCAACAAGGAGTGAGCCTAGGCTCAAGGATTGTTGAGGTTCTGCCTTTGAGCCTCGACCAAGGTAATGAGAAATAATTTGATTAAACTGTGCCTTAAACCACAAAAACAAGTTCTGGTTTGCTTGTGTACTGCCCCCTTCTTTTCATAACTGTGGATATCAGCGACTGGAAAACAACCTAATGAAGCAAACCAATCAACCTATGCTTTGTTAACACTCGACGTGAACGTTAAACCATCACCTGCTCAGTCTAGTAATGCCAATGCAATCGACTCAATAAATACTACTCAACTGGTTTAGCAATTTTTAGATGTTGGATTTCATTCAGcagaaaacataaataaatcttTTATCCTCTGGTAttacaaatataaaaaatgagGGCGGTGTAAGTACATAGATGTGCAAGCatatttttgtttgttgtaCAATACCCGTTTAATTTATACTGACTGTGCTTCAAATATCCTTTTATCTCACAATATGAAAGGCAAGTTCGGGCAAAATGCTTCAATAATGCATATGGGTTTTACTGGAAAGATGGTGCATGGAATATATTGTCTTTCTCCAAAACATAGTGGACTCACAAATCAGTTGAACAAAAACATCAagtattttcttttaaaaaaaaacatcaaacaTTTCATGACAATCtaataataagaattaaaaaatccaaatttcttgaaaaaatctTACAATAGACGCTTAATATCCATAGGCATTTTTTGCTGTGGATCAGAGCGATCAGCATTTTCAGTTCCTTCCTCAGATCTCTGAGTCATCAAAATATCGTGGTCGTCATCCATAAAGACCTCCGTTGGCTCCGGCATAAGCTGGTCAATTGCACTCGCAAATACTCCAACGTATCTCCGTGTGTTTTCGGTGACCCGCCTcagaaattcctcatccaagtccttgtactaatttttttttaaaaaaatacaatgaaaacaCTAAATCAAAAAGTTTTACATCTGAACTGCATTTGATAAAACTGAAAGGGAAGAAAGTCACATTAGCTAGGTCTTCGAGCTCGATCTGGATGGCCTTAACTCTGCGATTCGCTACATCTTGCTGAAAATCAACAAAtcggccaaaaaaaaaaaacaatctttAAAGATGAAAAGGCACCAAATAACCACCATCAAGCTTATATTATATTCTGATTCCCAGATCCATAATGAGAGAGAAAAAGGGAAGCAAAATGATGGAAACTCACAAGGACGTTGATGTATTTGGCTTCACCATTCGGATCTGCAAAGTTGGAAAGAAAATCCTTGGCGATTTCTGAAACACAACACAAAATCCAGTAAAACTCTACATGTGCAGATTATAACACACAAAAAGGCGAAGTGAACATTGAAGAGACAGATTACCTATGTCTTTCTTGAAGTTGAGATCATCCATGGCGccgccttcttcttcttcttcttcttcttcttcttcttcttctctctgTGTTGGTTGCTTTTTGGCGGTAAAAAGGATGTGCTAAAGAAGAGGGGATTGGATTTTCTGGCGGGAAACGTGAGCCTCCAAGCGAGAAATGGAGCGGGTATTCGTTTTAGCAATTTGACCCTCAAGGTTCTCACAAATGCAGTGTTCCCCTTAAACATTTGGAAGATCCGAAAATCTGCCTGTGCCTGTCGGACTTCTTtttgttaattaaataatatcttGCTCTCTTTTATAGCCGGAtactttttctttaattttttttacaaactaTTTTCAAACTTATTTATATGGTAATAATAAAATAGCGAGGGAAAAAAAACTCTAGTTataaattttctaattaatttcttcaattGGAAAAAGAACATTATGtggttttttatattattatattatatttatgacaaatatataaATACGACATTTTATTGGttcttaattaattatatatttagaaATGATCttgtaaatgaaaaaaaaaaccaaaagtcACAATGTTAATGTCACTTTGATAAATATTCAGAAAAAATAAGATAAGATCGTATAAAATGACGAATTTACCaaataatttttgtttattGTGAATTAAATTAGAATATAATTGGATTTTTATCTCAAATATCACCAATTAATTATTAGTAGTTAGTAATTAAATGATCTCTATattaattatctaattagattTAGAAATGAAGTTACTGGCTAAAAAAACAATTACGGTAGATTACTTTTCCAGCCCAATCTGTGTAATATGCAAACGCCAGCCCACCAAATTGATTGACAGTTGTTGGTGCCAAAAGTATGGCCCAAACGTGTCGACCCAATAACCTAAAGAGAGGTAGACGCGATTGACCTTAAACTCAGTTCAATGTAATAATAATCTGGTAAAAAAGTAACTCGGAAATAGGATTGTTATTTCAAATACGTAAATACATACACTATCAGTAGAATTTCCAAGATTACCGTGTAAAATTTTCGTTGGAAATGTAATTTTCTACAAGCATCAAGCTAACAACTGCATGCATCAACTATACATTATAACATAacatttttaaaacaaaaactactttttttaaaaaataaataaataaaacaaacacTACTTTAATAgcttaaaagttaaaaaaaaatcaatttaatatttttttagttagGAGATGTGTTTGTTATTACAGAACTCGAACACGATGACTCATCCCAACATATGAAGCAAATCAAATTACAAAtgtcaattttttcttttttttaaaaaaaaaaagaaaagaaaaatagatGTAGAAGATCTGGAGCTGAAAAAATGATGATGCACCTACCAATTACAAATTGACAATGTGCTTCCACTACACCTCACGTAAAGGGGCCCACTCACCGACACTGAAAGCCAAGAGATCTTTAAATTATTCCcattcaattaaaaatattaattaacttTGTAAATGCCTCCTGCGCTCCCTATAAATACCACCTCTCAGAGCCTTGTCTAACTTCTTTTCGCTCACTTTTGGAATTGCTTCATAAAGGTATGCCTCTCTCTTTCTCTGTTtcgtcatttttttttcttttcgttttttgCTTCAAGTTTTTTAGAATTTCCTGTTTGCAtgtttaatttgttttgttcgttCCCTAGTTATTTCTTCGTGTTTTTGTTTGGTTAGATTTGGATTTATTGTGTGATTTTCATTCGTTATTGTTgttgtggtttttttttttgttcatccGCAGGTTGATTGAATCCGACTCGTTACAGGTCGAGGGTTTCAATTTTTTTCACATAACTTGCATAGTCAATTTCGAGCTCTGTTTCTATGAATTTGTGTTTTTTCCTCCCGGAAAATACATGACACAAGCTGTTCTCATGCGTAGAATTAGAATTCTTCACTCATTCTCCGTAGTGTTTCTCTACTGGTTCTACGTGTTTTCATGAATTAGTCCCTCCTAAACCACCCTAATTTTGTTGAGTAAGATTTATTCTCTTGATCAATTCATTGATCCAACCTAGACACTcattatttacatatatattaaCCTTAACCCCATTATTTCCGAATTTTATTCGGTTAAACACCTAAGCATGGCTTCGAAACAGCTCCTTACTAGTTCTAGTTCAGATGCTGATGAAAGGAAAAGGAAGCGGAAGATTTCCAACAGGGAATCTGCTCGTAGATCCCGAATGAGGAAGCAGAAACACTTGGACGAGCTGATTGCTCAAGAGAAACAAGTGCAGGAGGAGAACAAAAGGCTGAGGCAGATGATCGACAGTGCCTCTCAGATGCACCTTAATTTTTCATCTGAGAATAATGTTCTGAGGGCGCAGGTTTCTGAGCTGACTGATCGTCTCCAATCCCTCAACTCTGTTCTTCATATAGCATCTGAAGTAAGCGGCATGGCCTTTGATATCCCTGATATACCGGACTCCTTGCTCGAACCGTGGCAACTACCTTGCCCTGTCCAGCCTATCCCAGCTTCTGCTGATATCTTCCAGTACTAATAATGGTACAAGGTGGTAGCACTGCCGATTATCCAATGGTTGTTTGTGTCTTTTGGTCCAACTTTGATTGGTAGTTATGTTATTGTGATGTTTTCGCTATTATCCTATCAGGACCCTTGGGTTTTTTGTATCTTGAAAAGTTTTTAGTTCCTTTCTCAGAAATTTGATGTTGATGTGCTTGCGGGTGTTATCTGTTTTCTTTAGAATTAGTAGTCATATATCATTCTTTCGGTGCTCGATGCTCGCGCACATTGCTAGTGTCGAGTGATAATCATCTTCTAGCGTAGACTGATGTTTATCTATGTGTGATCTGTGTTTTCCCGTTGttttctatcatctgttaatGTGCTTTCGTGCATATGGCATTAGTATGGATCCGGGGACTATTTTCTGAAATTCTTTTAGTACCTCGTTTGAATTTTATAGTTTTTAAGATGTTAGAGTATGCTTGTGCTGCCACGGTACTGGCAAGCAATAGGCCCTCTGCTTGTTAGCTATTCTCTGCCTCACAAATATAGTTAAGTTGCATTTCCTATTTCATGTCCTCAAATAAATTATCAAATGTCATgtcatatattccgttattggCATACTAATATCGAATATGTTAGTTTCTTCCAGTAATGATGATATATCATTAAAACATTCAACGATTCATGAAATTAAGAAATTTAGTTGtgtaaatgttttttttatgatatgtttaattttaaatttaatttaatttgtgtaaaataaatacataatcaTTTATACTTGGGTGGAAGGGGATGCACATCTCTACATTTTTTCTGCTGCTATAATTGCATTAATTCTTATTCTTGCACCAAGTATCTCTCGTACCACACTAGCGAATTTGACAACCGATGAGATTCTCAGGTCGGAATTGGATCCTCTTTTGGGGTGAAAATCCAGCATCAATTTTGTTGTCCACTTTCTACATAAAATGATAATATAATGATCCAAagataaatttgaaaaatcaggATGAATTGAGATAATCGCTTATCAACTTGTGTAAAGAAAATGGCTTCCTACATAAAATGATAATACTGATCCAAagataaatttgaaaaattatgagATGAATTGTGTAAAGAAAATAACATCACAAAGTGTGCTTTCACCCGATCAAAATCCTAATAACCACCCATTTCATTTCATATAGATAGGAATATTCGATTTAATTTATGGCTGAAGATCAAGATCCTGAAAAACAAACTACGTTGAATCCAAGAAAGCAGAGTATATGCAAATTTCACCATACAAAGGGGCTGGCTTTTAcctgaataataataataataataatagaacaAGGAGAtagaatattaattaattaattaattatcgtAAGTGCGGCACTCGTCGGTCTCCGGGTTATCCTTACAGAATTCCTCCAAAGCATCGGCTTCCTTCTTCCTATCTCTGGCGTGGCTCGCCGCCGCGCTCAACTCCTCCACCTCGTCCCAAGCCGCAGCGCACTCTCCGCTCACCGGATCATCGGAACAGGTCTCCTGGGCATTCTTGATACTCTCCTCCACCTTCCCGGAGATACTATCCGGCACCGCCGCCACGGGACGGACGTACATCCGCCTGAACTTGGTGGTGGATATTGTGCTGTATGGTACTATTGTAAACTTGACCATATCAGGTTTCGGGGACTCTGTTGCCTTGGAAAATACTTTGGGGGTCGAAAGGCTCACTCCAGGTACTGCTGCCATTGCAACGATCGACGAGCTAACGCTATTGAGTAGTAAGCAGGTTAAATTGCTTAAATTCAGAGAAACAATAATGAGGATGGTGTGTAGAATAACAAGTACTGCATATTACAACTTGTATTAttgaatataattatatatggaCACAGATTTCTTATCTTTTGTCAGCCTCTACGAGTCCTCCACGTCAGTCTCTCCAATAGATATTTTGTAGCTTTTTCctcatttgttttatttttaagaaatcatatattatattcaacttttttaaaaaaggacaTGTTAACAAAACtctaaaataattttcgatgcGAGAAACCAGTTGAAGCAACTAGCAAGAGTGAGTACGAGGCTATGGCCTATGAGCTACTTGTTTAGGCTTTTAGCTGATCTCTTTGTATATCAAACGTTTAATTTTCCTGCTATGCTCAATTTTAGTTATATGACTTTAATATCATACCACCAAAAATtccctaaaaaatattaatagtttttatatttctatttttttttttaaaaatcaatcacaTTACGTCTTAAAAGAAAACCTCAagcaaatttattatattttttcttataaATAAGAGGTTTTATGCCTAATTTTCaactaatttaattttatacacATGTAGTGGACTAGATAATGTGcacttgtttgttttttttaaaaatgaaatggGAATCCGCATTCGCTATTTTTTGGTGCGTATTGGGTAAATTTCGGATTAACGCAATAGTCTGCAAACTATGTTAGTAAGTTAAATCACATTAGACAAACTCTGTGAGACAGACTAATCTAAGAAGATGTTTGTTGGGAGAAGTGAACTCCTTAACCTCTGACCAATGTGCACTTGTTTTGATATCACGGACTCATATTCATGggcaaaaatctaaaaattgagTTTGATAAAATAGAACAAGGGTAGGCCAAGCTGTGCGTGTTGGCCAGTCGGTATTCATTGTGACTTCACACCAATTTGGGAACTCGATCGGGAGAACGTATAAGTCCTTAGGCTTCCTCGCCGGACTAAGCAGATTATTTTATTTGGGACCCGAACAAGATTGGTTGGTTGGAGCTAGTATAATTATTTAGATGCATAATTATTAAGagaggatatatatatatcttgttgCATGTCTATTTCTATATAGTAACTTGATCGATCGAGTACAATTCAATACAAGAATTTAAATTGATGGGGGTGTCTTTTGTATCCACGACCCCATAAAAGAATCTCAAGTAGTAcaaattgattaaaaaaaaaaatacaatatttttgaaatttaataaataatttaaaatcatacCTAGTCCCAAAGTCAAACTTTTTCGTCATTTGGAGTTGGCTTGTTGCAATCCTCCCTTGTCttacaattattattattacaaacCAAAAACATCAACACCCCAATCAAACCCTTCACAATTCCAACCATTCCAATTGTGACCGTTATGTAATACAACCACCACCCCACAAAGTCCGAAACCCCGATCCCCATCATCAGCTCCCTCTTCACCTCAGCCACCGCCGCCAGCGCCTCCACCTCATCTCTCACTCGCCACCACCAAAGACAACCGAAGCCCACCCCCATCGCCACCTTCACCAACCATCCTTCCTCCTCCCTCACGTAAACTCCGAAAACCGTGTCATCGACCACCGGCTTCACCACGGTCCTCCACCAAAACCGCGTCGTTTCATGAAGCCCCAAGAAGAACACCACTCTGCAGAGCAGACCCTTTCCTTGTCCGAAACTCGAGCCGTCTAAACCAGTGGCTACGCTCCCTTCAACGCCTACCCCGACGCATAGTTGTAACAAGCAGAGGAAACTCCACGCCGCGCACAAATGACGACGTCGTGTCGAGGAGCGGCGCTGGCTCAGGAACCCGGTCAGTCCTTGGGCGAGAGTGGATGCACTTATTACGGAGACCAGCAGAAGGAGAGTAGTCGTGGGTGTCTTGTTCAAGAAAAGGGAATTATCAGATATGGAGAGGTAATATTTCACGGTGGCGAGGCGGGCGAGGACGAGGAACGAGAGAGGGAGGAGAAGGCTGAGGAGGGTGCTCGTCAGTATATGGAAAGCGCCCCGGATGACACATCCGCCGCCGCCATGTTTCTTGCCGTCACTGATCATATGATTAGTTTGTGATGAATTCATCGTCaactccataaaaatatatatatatcccagCTAAGAGACAGCTGAGAATATATAGAAAATGAAGAAACAAAATCATGAtgacatgtatatatatatatgcatacaaGGATGAATTATGAGAAAAGGAATAATATTGGAGGTTAAAGTGGATGTCACGACCTGGTTTGGTCGTTGAGTGAGTTGACATAGGACATGGTCGCATTTCAAatacatttaaaaatttatcctaccttaatatatttatttatatttcatGCATGACTCGATGTTTATTATGTATATTTTATTAGTATTGGAGATTTACGGATCTTGTAAGAGATGATAATTTCACCTCTTAACATAGGCTAGCTTTGTTCATATTTACTCattgattaatatttaaataagataTTTATCTTATAAAATTGATTTGTAAGACCATGAgtttttatgttttcttttccTTCACTAGTCGACGTTCGAACcaatttattttaagatttaatgCAGTTTGCTGGTATTTAAGCTTggggatttttaatttatataaaaaaataaagtaaaaatattGGGTTTTAGTTGGTTCGATATATGTCAATTAATTAACCAAACCGATACGACTTGTAAATGGACATTTTGAAATAtcttcttatttattttaattttgggtTGGTCTATTTTGACACGCTGATCGATCATGATGATTTTGAATACATTGATTTTATTTCATACATTATATTCCATTTATGATCAGAAAGCTTGTTTTACTTGATTAATGTGTTACAATTTTTTCTATAAAAAAATAGATTAACCGATTTTGTTGAGTTCAATCGATTTTTGCGAAACACGAGTACGTACCTAACCATGATTAATCGagcatatatatgtgtgtgtgtgaaaattAAAACAAGAAATTGATTTATTCTTCCTAACGCCTAGCTAAAAATGGTCAAATATTATCGAATAAGATTAAACCTATGATTAAACGTGTTTAGGTTtgtttttgttattattatatctgAAAGAATTTGACTTAATCAATATTATGTAGTTTTATTAATCCGACGCAGACACCATAATATATTGTTCGTTTGTTGATCTCAATCAATTTCAcattaaaaaaacaattctTGATAATGATTGGGGTACTCTATGTATATGGAACCACtttcaattattttaaaatgcATACACTTATCATACGTAAATTAAAAATAGCCCTTTGATCATATTCTATATACTTAATTAGGATCGAGTTAAATTATTATTCTTTATCTCTAACACCCGACATACTTCTGATTTAAGAGTTTCTCAGAAACTCGAAAGAGTCATGTAGTATACTCATGCAAATTACAATGCTgtggatattgattattgaaACGCCCCCAAGAAGTCATGCATA comes from the Henckelia pumila isolate YLH828 chromosome 1, ASM3356847v2, whole genome shotgun sequence genome and includes:
- the LOC140875420 gene encoding calvin cycle protein CP12-2, chloroplastic-like, translated to MAAVPGVSLSTPKVFSKATESPKPDMVKFTIVPYSTISTTKFRRMYVRPVAAVPDSISGKVEESIKNAQETCSDDPVSGECAAAWDEVEELSAAASHARDRKKEADALEEFCKDNPETDECRTYDN
- the LOC140887836 gene encoding bZIP transcription factor 53-like; this encodes MASKQLLTSSSSDADERKRKRKISNRESARRSRMRKQKHLDELIAQEKQVQEENKRLRQMIDSASQMHLNFSSENNVLRAQVSELTDRLQSLNSVLHIASEVSGMAFDIPDIPDSLLEPWQLPCPVQPIPASADIFQY
- the LOC140876242 gene encoding uncharacterized protein; its protein translation is MELTMNSSQTNHMISDGKKHGGGGCVIRGAFHILTSTLLSLLLPLSFLVLARLATVKYYLSISDNSLFLNKTPTTTLLLLVSVISASTLAQGLTGFLSQRRSSTRRRHLCAAWSFLCLLQLCVGVGVEGSVATGLDGSSFGQGKGLLCRVVFFLGLHETTRFWWRTVVKPVVDDTVFGVYVREEEGWLVKVAMGVGFGCLWWWRVRDEVEALAAVAEVKRELMMGIGVSDFVGWWLYYITVTIGMVGIVKGLIGVLMFLVCNNNNCKTREDCNKPTPNDEKV
- the LOC140887820 gene encoding DNA replication licensing factor MCM7; protein product: MDDLNFKKDIEIAKDFLSNFADPNGEAKYINVLQDVANRRVKAIQIELEDLANYKDLDEEFLRRVTENTRRYVGVFASAIDQLMPEPTEVFMDDDHDILMTQRSEEGTENADRSDPQQKMPMDIKRLFEVYIKASSKGRAFTIREVKAAYIGQLVRTSGIVTRCSDVKPLMQVAVYTCEECGFEIYQEVTARVFMPLFDCPSAQCKTNGAKGNLIPQLRASKFLKFQEAKLQELAEHVPKGHIPRSMTVHFRGELTRKVAPGDIVELSGIFLPMPYTGFRAMRAGLIADTYLEAMSVTHFKKKYEEYELRGDEEEQIARLAEDGDIYNKLAQSLAPEIFGHGDIKKALLLLLVGAPHRKLKDGMRIRGDLHICLMGDPGVAKSQLLKHIINVAPRGVYTTGKGSSGVGLTAAVQKDPVTNEMVLEGGALVLADMGICAIDEFDKMDESDRTAIHEVMEQQTVSIAKAGITTSLNARTAVIAAANPAWGRYDLRRTPAENINLPPALLSRFDLLWLILDRADMDTDLELARHVLHVHQAKESPDLGFTPLEPPVLRAYISAARKLSPTVPKELEEYIASAYSSIRQEEAKSSTPHSYTTVRTLLSILRISGALARLRFSEYVAQSDVDEALRLMQMSKFSLYSDDRQRSGLDAISDIYSILRDEAARINKMNISYAHALNWISRKGYSEAQLKECLEEYAALNVWQIHPNTFDIRFIDV